The Tardiphaga alba genome includes a window with the following:
- a CDS encoding carbohydrate ABC transporter permease — protein sequence MDKTLNNKAWFLVLPVFLIVAFSAVLPLMTVVNYSVQDTFGNNQFFWNGVGWFKELLDPSSDLGGRFLASLGRNLLFSAIILAIEVPLGIVVALSMPRDGWRVAACLVILALPLLIPWNVVGTIWQIFGRPDIGLLGYTLNSLGFDYNYVSNEFDAWATVIVMDVWHWTSLVALLCYAGLKSIPDAYYQAAHIDGASRWAVFRAIQLPKLNRVLLIGVLLRFMDSFMIYTEPFVVTGGGPGNSTTFVSIELVKIALGQFDLGKAAALSLVYNIIVLIVCWVFYTVMTNAGADRSKTEGAA from the coding sequence ATGGACAAGACGCTCAACAACAAGGCCTGGTTCCTCGTCCTGCCGGTGTTCCTCATCGTCGCCTTCTCGGCGGTGCTGCCGCTGATGACGGTGGTGAATTATTCAGTGCAGGACACGTTCGGCAACAACCAGTTCTTCTGGAACGGCGTCGGCTGGTTCAAGGAACTGCTCGATCCCTCCAGCGATCTCGGCGGGCGTTTCCTCGCATCGCTCGGCCGTAACTTGCTTTTCTCCGCGATCATCCTTGCGATCGAAGTCCCGCTCGGTATCGTGGTCGCGCTGTCGATGCCACGCGATGGCTGGCGCGTTGCCGCCTGCCTCGTCATCCTCGCACTGCCGCTCTTGATTCCATGGAACGTGGTCGGCACGATCTGGCAGATTTTTGGCCGCCCCGATATCGGCCTGCTCGGATACACGCTAAACTCGCTCGGCTTCGACTATAATTACGTCTCCAACGAATTCGATGCTTGGGCCACGGTCATCGTGATGGATGTCTGGCACTGGACCAGCCTCGTCGCGCTGCTGTGTTACGCCGGCCTGAAATCGATTCCCGATGCCTATTACCAGGCAGCGCACATCGACGGCGCCTCGCGCTGGGCCGTGTTCCGCGCCATCCAGCTGCCGAAGCTCAACCGCGTGCTGCTGATAGGCGTGCTGCTGCGCTTCATGGACAGCTTCATGATCTATACCGAGCCCTTCGTCGTCACCGGCGGCGGGCCCGGCAACTCGACCACATTCGTCTCCATCGAACTCGTCAAGATCGCGCTCGGTCAGTTCGATCTCGGCAAGGCCGCGGCGCTGTCGCTGGTCTATAACATCATCGTGCTGATCGTCTGCTGGGTGTTCTACACCGTGATGACCAATGCCGGCGCCGATCGCAGCAAGACGGAGGGCGCGGCATGA
- a CDS encoding carbohydrate ABC transporter permease, translating into MNNSIPGRRIILTLFLIFLLLPIYWLVNMSFKENGEIVSTMTLWPHKPTLDNYIRIFTDESWYSGYINSLKYVVINTVLSISFALPAAYAFSRYRFLGDKHLFFWLLSNRMAPPAVFALPFFNLYSAVGLFDTPWAVALAHCLFNVPLAVWILEGFVSGVPREIDETAFLDGYSFPKFFVKILMPLIASGIGVAAFFCFMFSWVELLLARTLTSVNAKPISAIMTRTVSASGMDWGLLAAAGVLTIIPGALVIWFVRNYIARGFALGRV; encoded by the coding sequence ATGAACAATTCCATCCCCGGCCGCCGCATCATCCTGACGCTGTTCTTGATCTTCCTGCTGCTGCCGATCTACTGGCTCGTCAATATGAGCTTCAAGGAGAATGGCGAGATTGTCTCGACCATGACCCTATGGCCGCATAAGCCGACGCTGGACAATTACATTCGGATCTTCACCGATGAGAGCTGGTATTCCGGCTACATCAATTCGCTGAAATACGTGGTCATCAACACCGTGCTGTCGATCTCGTTCGCGCTGCCGGCGGCCTATGCGTTCTCGCGCTATCGCTTCCTCGGCGACAAGCATCTGTTCTTCTGGCTGCTGTCGAACCGCATGGCGCCGCCCGCGGTGTTTGCGTTGCCGTTCTTCAATCTCTATTCCGCCGTCGGCCTGTTCGACACGCCATGGGCCGTGGCGCTGGCGCATTGCCTGTTCAATGTTCCGCTCGCCGTCTGGATCCTCGAAGGCTTTGTCTCGGGCGTGCCGCGCGAGATCGACGAAACCGCGTTCCTCGATGGCTATTCGTTTCCAAAATTCTTCGTGAAAATCCTGATGCCGCTGATTGCTTCGGGCATCGGCGTCGCCGCCTTCTTCTGTTTCATGTTCTCCTGGGTCGAGCTGTTGCTCGCGCGCACGCTGACCTCGGTGAATGCCAAGCCGATCTCGGCGATCATGACGCGCACGGTGTCGGCCTCGGGCATGGATTGGGGCCTGCTGGCGGCTGCCGGCGTGCTGACGATCATTCCCGGCGCGCTCGTCATCTGGTTCGTCCGCAATTACATCGCGCGCGGCTTCGCGCTGGGGCGGGTGTGA
- a CDS encoding DUF2160 domain-containing protein → MDHIAWMAWTPPTAIFFAAIALMLGTMTVLAIRYPEAERIGILRIPTTRGDRLFLSLITAAVIHLLWIGFIGSDPIATLPIGEEGFEISNLWFATLISLVAAVGIFRTV, encoded by the coding sequence ATGGATCACATCGCATGGATGGCCTGGACGCCGCCGACTGCGATCTTCTTTGCGGCCATCGCGCTCATGCTCGGCACCATGACCGTGCTCGCCATCCGCTATCCCGAAGCCGAGCGCATCGGCATCCTGCGCATCCCGACCACGCGTGGCGATCGCCTGTTCCTGTCGCTGATCACGGCTGCCGTCATCCATCTCTTGTGGATCGGCTTCATCGGCTCCGATCCGATCGCGACGCTGCCGATCGGCGAGGAGGGTTTTGAAATCTCGAATCTCTGGTTCGCGACACTGATTTCGCTGGTCGCGGCGGTGGGAATTTTTCGCACCGTCTGA
- a CDS encoding ABC transporter substrate-binding protein, translating to MRHLTKQARRPARHIMMTSAIALMAASALLAPAKADDAAIQRWIDSEFQPSTLSKEEQMKELQWYAKAAAPFKGMEINVVSETITTHEYESRTLAKAFSEITGIKLKHDLIQEGDVVEKLQTQMQSGKNVYDGWINDSDLIGTHFRYGQTISLSDFMTGEGKEVTSPTLDIKDFIGTSFTTGPDKKMYQLPDQQFANVYWFRYDWFTNPDYKAKFKAKYGYDLGVPVNWSAYEDIADFFTNDIKEINGTKVYGHMDYGKKDPSLGWRFTDAWLSMAGNGDKGLPNGLPVDEWGIRMEGCRPVGSSIERGGDTNGPAAVYSIVKYLDWMKKYAPPQAQGMTFSESGPVPAQGNIAQQMFWYTAFTADMVKPGLPVMNADGTPKWRMAPSPKGSYWKEGMKLGYQDVGSGTLLKSTPPDRRKAAWLYLQFITSKSVSLKKSHVGLTFIRESDIWDKSFSERAPKLGGLIEFYRSPARVQWSPTGNNIPDYPKLAQLWWQNIGDASSGAKTPQAAMDSLAAAQDSVLERLERSKVQGECGPKLNKKETAEFWYNKSAKDGNIAPQRKLANEKPKGETVDYDTLIKSWPATPPQKRASAN from the coding sequence ATGAGGCACCTGACCAAGCAGGCCCGCCGCCCGGCGCGCCACATCATGATGACCAGCGCCATCGCGCTGATGGCCGCGAGCGCGCTGCTCGCCCCGGCCAAGGCCGATGACGCTGCGATCCAGCGCTGGATCGATAGCGAATTCCAGCCTTCGACGCTCTCGAAGGAAGAGCAGATGAAGGAGCTGCAGTGGTACGCAAAGGCCGCAGCACCCTTCAAGGGCATGGAGATCAATGTCGTCTCCGAGACCATCACCACACATGAATATGAATCGCGCACGCTCGCGAAAGCGTTCTCCGAGATCACCGGCATCAAGCTGAAGCACGACCTGATCCAGGAAGGCGACGTGGTCGAGAAGCTGCAGACGCAGATGCAGTCCGGCAAGAATGTCTATGACGGCTGGATCAACGACTCGGATCTGATCGGCACGCATTTCCGCTACGGCCAGACCATCTCGCTGTCGGACTTCATGACCGGCGAAGGCAAGGAGGTCACCAGCCCGACCCTCGACATCAAGGACTTTATCGGCACGTCGTTCACGACTGGTCCGGACAAGAAGATGTATCAGCTGCCGGATCAGCAATTCGCGAACGTCTACTGGTTCCGCTACGACTGGTTCACCAATCCCGACTACAAGGCCAAGTTCAAGGCGAAGTATGGCTATGACCTCGGCGTGCCCGTGAACTGGTCGGCCTATGAAGACATCGCCGATTTCTTCACCAACGACATCAAGGAAATCAACGGCACCAAGGTCTATGGCCATATGGATTATGGCAAGAAGGACCCGTCGCTCGGCTGGCGCTTCACCGATGCGTGGCTCTCCATGGCCGGCAATGGCGACAAGGGCTTGCCGAATGGTTTGCCTGTCGATGAATGGGGCATCCGCATGGAAGGCTGCCGTCCGGTCGGTTCCTCCATCGAGCGCGGTGGCGACACCAATGGCCCGGCTGCGGTCTATTCGATCGTGAAGTATCTCGACTGGATGAAGAAATATGCTCCGCCGCAGGCGCAGGGCATGACCTTCTCGGAGTCCGGTCCGGTGCCGGCGCAGGGCAACATCGCGCAGCAGATGTTCTGGTACACCGCCTTCACTGCCGACATGGTGAAGCCGGGCCTGCCGGTGATGAATGCCGATGGCACGCCGAAGTGGCGCATGGCTCCGTCGCCGAAGGGCTCCTATTGGAAAGAAGGCATGAAACTCGGCTATCAGGACGTGGGCTCGGGCACGCTGCTCAAGTCGACACCGCCGGATCGCCGCAAGGCCGCCTGGCTCTATCTGCAGTTCATCACCTCGAAGTCGGTGTCGCTGAAGAAGAGCCATGTCGGTCTCACCTTCATCCGTGAGAGCGATATCTGGGACAAGTCGTTCTCCGAGCGTGCGCCGAAGCTGGGCGGCTTGATCGAGTTCTATCGCTCGCCGGCCCGCGTGCAGTGGTCGCCCACCGGCAACAATATCCCGGACTATCCGAAGCTGGCGCAGCTGTGGTGGCAGAATATCGGCGATGCGTCGTCGGGTGCGAAGACGCCGCAGGCGGCGATGGACTCGCTGGCCGCTGCACAGGATTCGGTGCTGGAGCGTCTCGAGCGCTCGAAGGTGCAGGGCGAGTGCGGTCCGAAGCTGAATAAGAAGGAGACCGCGGAGTTCTGGTACAACAAGTCCGCCAAGGACGGCAACATCGCGCCCCAGCGCAAGCTGGCGAACGAAAAGCCGAAGGGCGAGACAGTGGACTACGACACGCTGATCAAGTCGTGGCCCGCAACACCTCCGCAGAAGCGCGCGTCGGCGAATTAA
- a CDS encoding alkene reductase, with protein sequence MSTSKLFEPYKLGNITLSNRTAMAPLTRNRALPGFVPGPLAAEYYSQRASAGLLITEASQISQQGQGYQDTPGIYTPEQVAGWKNVTDAVHAKGGRIFIQLWHVGRISHTSLQPNGGKPVSASAITAKTKTFVNNSFTDVSEPRALELSEIPGLIDDYKRAAKNAVEAGFDGVEIHAANGYLLEQFARASTNKRTDAYGGSIENRAKLVLEVAAAVAKEIGSDKTGIRISPVTPANDAAIDDDAQKLFDYITDGLSAEKLVYLHVVEGATGGPRDNAPFDYASLRKRFAGTYIANNGFDFALAEKQLAADAADLIAFGKPFISNPDLVERLKAGAPLNEPDKATFYGGGAKGYTDYPTLAATK encoded by the coding sequence ATGAGCACGTCCAAACTTTTCGAGCCCTACAAGCTCGGCAACATCACGCTGAGCAACCGCACCGCGATGGCGCCGCTGACGCGCAACCGCGCGCTGCCCGGCTTCGTGCCCGGTCCGCTCGCCGCCGAATACTACAGCCAGCGCGCATCGGCCGGCCTTCTGATCACCGAAGCGAGCCAGATCTCGCAGCAGGGCCAGGGCTATCAGGACACGCCCGGCATCTACACGCCCGAGCAGGTCGCCGGCTGGAAGAACGTCACCGACGCCGTTCACGCCAAGGGCGGCCGCATCTTCATCCAGCTCTGGCATGTCGGCCGCATCTCGCATACCAGCCTGCAGCCGAACGGCGGCAAGCCGGTCTCGGCTTCGGCAATCACCGCGAAGACAAAGACATTTGTGAACAACAGTTTTACGGATGTCTCCGAACCCCGTGCGCTTGAGCTGTCGGAAATTCCCGGCCTGATCGACGACTACAAGCGTGCCGCGAAGAATGCGGTGGAAGCCGGCTTCGATGGCGTCGAAATCCATGCGGCCAATGGCTATCTGCTGGAGCAATTCGCACGCGCCTCGACCAACAAGCGCACCGATGCCTATGGCGGGTCCATCGAGAACCGCGCGAAGCTGGTGCTCGAAGTGGCCGCGGCCGTTGCCAAGGAGATCGGCAGCGACAAGACCGGCATCCGCATCTCGCCGGTGACTCCCGCCAATGACGCCGCCATCGACGACGACGCACAAAAGCTGTTCGACTACATCACCGACGGGCTGAGCGCCGAGAAGCTGGTCTATCTGCATGTGGTGGAAGGAGCCACCGGCGGCCCGCGCGACAATGCGCCGTTCGACTATGCCAGCCTGCGCAAGCGGTTTGCCGGCACCTACATCGCCAATAACGGCTTCGATTTCGCGCTCGCCGAGAAGCAGCTCGCGGCGGATGCGGCCGACCTCATCGCCTTCGGCAAGCCATTCATCTCGAATCCGGATCTGGTGGAGCGCCTGAAGGCCGGCGCGCCGCTGAACGAGCCGGACAAGGCGACGTTCTATGGTGGCGGCGCGAAGGGATATACGGATTACCCGACGCTGGCGGCAACGAAGTGA
- a CDS encoding DUF1993 domain-containing protein: MPFYDSVVPAYLQMLGTMSAGLKKAEAYAAAKKIEPAVLLGTRLFPDMLPLSRQVQLACDFATKGSARLSASEVPSVPDTETTFDELQARIARTVDYLKTFKPEQFEGAETREITFPTGPGKTTTLTGQQFLTSFSLPSFYFHVVTAHDILRTCGIDVGKRDYLGAN; this comes from the coding sequence ATGCCGTTCTATGATTCCGTCGTCCCCGCTTATCTGCAGATGCTGGGCACCATGTCCGCGGGCCTGAAAAAGGCCGAAGCCTATGCGGCGGCGAAGAAAATCGAGCCTGCGGTGCTGCTCGGCACCCGCCTTTTCCCGGACATGCTGCCGCTGAGCCGGCAGGTGCAACTGGCTTGCGATTTCGCCACCAAGGGCAGCGCGCGGCTCTCGGCCAGCGAGGTGCCCTCGGTGCCGGATACCGAAACCACCTTCGACGAATTGCAGGCGCGCATCGCTAGGACCGTCGATTATCTGAAGACCTTCAAGCCCGAACAGTTCGAGGGTGCCGAGACCCGCGAGATCACTTTCCCCACCGGCCCCGGCAAGACAACCACCCTCACCGGTCAGCAATTCCTCACCAGCTTTTCGCTGCCGAGCTTCTATTTCCATGTGGTAACCGCCCACGACATCCTGCGCACCTGCGGCATCGATGTGGGCAAGCGCGACTATCTCGGCGCTAACTGA
- a CDS encoding lytic murein transglycosylase: MLRPFIRIAILVAASALLISPASAQRGASCHGGQSFDQFLAGLKQQAVAAGVSQRAMAQATPYLVYDQGIVNRDRGQKVFGQLFTQFAGRMAADYRMQNGQLKIKQHAAAFARADKEYGVPPAVIAAFWALESDFGVQMGNLQTLRSLVSLAYDCRRSKMFQDETIAALKIIDRGDLSPEEMIGSWAGELGQTQFLPTHYFNYAVDYDGDGHRNLLRSPADVIGSTAHYISTGLKWRRGEPWLQEVRVARDIPWDQADLTVKLSRSKWAALGISYPDGKALPNDDMPASLLLPMGRHGPAFLAYANFAAYTEWNNSLIYSTTAAYLATRIAGASKMRQPSAPVAQLSHGELRELQGLLVKRGFNVGKVDGILGQQSRTAVKAMQVKFGMPADSWPTAELLAALKAGR, encoded by the coding sequence ATGCTGCGACCGTTCATTCGAATTGCGATCCTCGTTGCAGCATCAGCCTTGCTCATTTCACCCGCCTCCGCCCAACGCGGCGCCTCATGCCACGGGGGCCAGAGCTTTGATCAATTCCTTGCCGGGCTGAAGCAGCAGGCGGTCGCGGCAGGCGTCTCGCAGCGCGCGATGGCACAGGCGACGCCTTACCTCGTTTACGATCAGGGCATCGTCAATCGCGACCGCGGACAGAAGGTGTTCGGGCAGCTGTTCACGCAATTTGCCGGCCGCATGGCGGCGGATTACCGGATGCAGAACGGGCAACTCAAGATCAAGCAGCACGCAGCTGCCTTTGCGCGCGCCGACAAAGAGTATGGCGTGCCGCCCGCGGTCATCGCGGCGTTCTGGGCGCTGGAAAGCGATTTCGGCGTGCAGATGGGCAATCTGCAAACCCTGCGTTCGCTGGTGTCGCTGGCCTATGACTGCCGGCGCTCAAAAATGTTTCAGGACGAAACCATTGCGGCCCTGAAGATCATCGATCGCGGCGATCTATCTCCGGAAGAGATGATCGGTTCATGGGCCGGCGAACTCGGCCAGACGCAGTTCCTGCCGACGCATTACTTCAACTATGCCGTGGACTATGACGGCGACGGCCACCGCAACCTCTTGCGCAGCCCGGCGGACGTGATCGGCTCCACCGCGCACTACATCTCCACCGGATTGAAATGGCGGCGCGGCGAGCCATGGCTGCAGGAGGTGCGCGTCGCCAGAGACATTCCATGGGATCAGGCCGACCTCACCGTCAAACTATCGCGCAGCAAATGGGCGGCGCTCGGCATCAGCTATCCCGATGGCAAGGCGCTGCCGAATGACGACATGCCGGCTTCGCTGCTGCTGCCGATGGGACGACATGGCCCGGCCTTCCTCGCTTACGCGAATTTCGCGGCCTATACGGAATGGAATAATTCGCTGATCTATTCGACCACGGCGGCCTATCTCGCGACGCGGATCGCCGGGGCTTCGAAGATGCGCCAGCCTTCGGCACCAGTCGCGCAGCTCTCGCATGGTGAATTGCGTGAATTGCAGGGGCTGCTGGTCAAGCGTGGCTTCAATGTCGGCAAGGTGGACGGCATTCTCGGCCAGCAGAGCCGCACGGCGGTGAAGGCAATGCAGGTGAAATTCGGAATGCCTGCGGATTCCTGGCCGACGGCGGAGCTGCTCGCGGCGCTGAAGGCGGGGCGGTGA
- a CDS encoding TetR/AcrR family transcriptional regulator, giving the protein MRGATSDRFPQNNFPSTPVFVNVLISILKRQLTMRMRTAETEARIVEAAYECFWRSGFARTSVDGIAERAKVTKRTIYGYFRSKDDLLAAVLTHYRELAAERLKRIGDRMPADRDGLIDSYFGQLMGWASTTPRWSGSGFTRLVVELADLPGHPARAIAKRAKAETEAWLARKLANAGVPKPQLRAREIALLTEGAMSLTLIHGGRAYIEAAAQAAKHLVKQK; this is encoded by the coding sequence ATGCGCGGCGCCACAAGCGATCGCTTCCCGCAAAATAACTTTCCATCCACGCCTGTTTTTGTAAATGTACTGATAAGTATACTTAAAAGGCAGCTCACCATGCGCATGAGAACCGCCGAGACGGAGGCTCGCATTGTCGAGGCGGCCTATGAATGTTTCTGGCGTTCAGGCTTCGCCCGCACCAGCGTCGACGGCATCGCCGAACGCGCCAAGGTCACCAAGCGGACGATCTACGGATACTTTCGCAGCAAGGACGATCTGCTCGCGGCCGTCCTGACGCATTATCGTGAACTTGCCGCCGAAAGGTTGAAACGCATCGGCGACCGGATGCCGGCCGACCGGGACGGCCTGATCGACTCGTACTTCGGCCAACTGATGGGCTGGGCGAGCACGACGCCACGCTGGTCAGGCTCGGGCTTTACGCGCCTGGTCGTCGAGCTGGCAGATCTTCCCGGCCATCCCGCACGTGCCATTGCCAAACGGGCGAAAGCGGAAACTGAAGCCTGGCTCGCCAGGAAACTCGCGAATGCAGGAGTACCGAAGCCACAACTGCGCGCAAGGGAGATCGCACTTCTGACGGAAGGCGCTATGTCCTTGACGCTGATCCATGGTGGACGCGCCTATATCGAAGCTGCCGCACAGGCGGCCAAACATCTGGTCAAACAGAAATAG
- a CDS encoding alpha-hydroxy acid oxidase — MKNVANIADLHRLASRRVPRAFFQYVCAGSYEEEALRANLDDFRSIKLRQRVLVDMDGRDLSTMILGAQVPLPIALAPVALTGLQHGNGEILAAQAAADAGIPYTLSTMSICSIEQVAEATGKPFWFQLYVMRDRGFVADLIGRARAANCSALVLTVDLQVLGQRHCDVRNGLSIPPEIRLGNILDMATKPAWIASVLRGKSRTFGNLAGHVKGLEDVTSLAQWTATQFDQALSWDDIAWVKSLWPGKLILKGILDIEDAKRASQSGADAIVVSNHGGRQLDGAASSISILPGIVDAVGSEIEVMFDGGIRTGTDIMRALALGAKSCLIGRPYAWGVGAAGKTGAARAIDILARELDVTLALCGYKCVVDVGREAVQAIGHSPR; from the coding sequence ATGAAGAATGTCGCAAATATTGCGGATTTGCATCGCCTTGCCTCGCGCCGGGTGCCGCGCGCATTCTTCCAATATGTTTGTGCCGGTTCGTACGAAGAGGAGGCGCTCCGCGCCAATCTTGATGACTTCCGGTCCATCAAGCTCCGTCAGCGCGTTCTCGTCGATATGGATGGGCGGGATCTCAGCACCATGATCCTTGGCGCGCAGGTGCCATTGCCGATCGCCCTGGCGCCCGTCGCGTTGACGGGATTGCAGCATGGCAATGGTGAGATCCTCGCCGCGCAGGCGGCTGCCGACGCCGGCATCCCTTACACGCTCAGCACCATGTCAATCTGCTCGATCGAACAAGTTGCGGAGGCGACCGGGAAGCCATTCTGGTTTCAGCTCTATGTGATGCGCGATCGCGGCTTCGTGGCGGACCTGATCGGCCGTGCGCGGGCGGCCAATTGTAGCGCGCTCGTTTTGACGGTCGATCTTCAGGTCCTCGGGCAGCGTCATTGCGATGTGCGCAATGGTCTGTCGATTCCACCGGAAATCCGTCTTGGCAACATTCTCGACATGGCGACCAAGCCGGCATGGATCGCCAGCGTGCTGCGGGGCAAGAGCCGTACGTTTGGCAATCTGGCCGGTCATGTGAAGGGCTTGGAGGATGTTACATCGCTGGCGCAATGGACGGCCACCCAGTTCGATCAGGCGCTAAGTTGGGACGACATCGCATGGGTCAAAAGCCTTTGGCCCGGCAAATTGATATTGAAAGGCATTCTCGACATTGAAGATGCGAAGCGCGCCTCACAATCCGGAGCCGACGCGATCGTCGTGTCGAACCATGGCGGGCGTCAGCTCGATGGAGCGGCATCATCGATCTCCATCCTGCCCGGGATCGTCGATGCGGTGGGATCCGAGATCGAGGTCATGTTCGACGGCGGCATCCGCACCGGTACGGACATCATGCGCGCTCTCGCATTGGGAGCGAAGAGCTGCCTCATCGGCCGGCCCTATGCATGGGGCGTAGGGGCTGCCGGCAAAACCGGCGCCGCCAGAGCGATCGATATTCTTGCACGAGAGCTGGACGTCACCCTGGCGCTGTGCGGCTACAAGTGCGTGGTGGATGTGGGCCGCGAGGCGGTGCAAGCGATCGGTCACAGTCCTCGCTGA
- a CDS encoding helix-turn-helix domain-containing protein yields MVAETNKKLFVGPRFRRIRQQLGLSQTQMAEGLGISPSYINLIERNQRPVTAQLLLRLAETYDLDLRDLATADEDRFFAELNEIFSDPLFRQIDLPKQELRDLAELCPGVTHSLQRLYAAYTEARRGETMVAAQMADRHDGASYEGNPIERVRDLIEANRNYFPELETAAENLRDEINVPSQDLFAALGTRLRDKYSIVTRIMPVDVMRETLRRFDRHRRQLLISEMVDAPGRAFQVAFQIGLVECSSHFESIVGRAGPLADTQRRLYRITLANYFAAAVLMPYAAFHAAAEALSYDMQVLGQRFNVGFEPICHRLTTLQRPNARGVPFFMLRVDNAGNVSKRFSSGTFPFSKFGGTCPLWNVHSTFDTPDRLLQQVIELPDGNRYFSIAQTLRRSPAPHPHPQPRFAIGLGCEIRHVSKLVYSAGLDLEKVEGTPIGVNCRLCERENCSQRAEPPITRTLILDENTRRVSSFAFSNAREL; encoded by the coding sequence ATGGTAGCCGAGACCAACAAGAAGCTGTTCGTAGGGCCCCGTTTCCGACGGATTCGGCAGCAACTCGGCCTGTCGCAGACCCAGATGGCCGAAGGGTTGGGCATTTCCCCGAGCTATATCAACCTGATCGAGCGCAACCAGCGACCTGTCACGGCTCAGCTTCTGCTGCGCCTTGCCGAGACTTACGACCTCGATCTGCGCGATCTCGCCACCGCCGATGAGGATCGCTTCTTTGCGGAGCTGAACGAGATCTTCTCAGACCCGCTGTTTCGCCAGATCGATTTGCCGAAACAAGAGCTGCGCGACCTTGCCGAGCTGTGCCCGGGCGTCACGCATTCGCTGCAGCGGCTTTATGCAGCTTACACCGAGGCACGACGCGGCGAGACGATGGTGGCGGCGCAGATGGCGGATCGCCATGACGGCGCGTCCTATGAAGGCAATCCGATCGAACGCGTGCGCGATCTGATCGAAGCCAACCGCAATTACTTTCCGGAACTGGAAACGGCGGCTGAAAATCTCCGCGATGAAATCAATGTGCCGTCGCAGGATCTGTTTGCCGCGCTCGGCACACGCCTGCGGGACAAATATTCCATCGTGACGCGCATCATGCCGGTAGACGTGATGCGCGAGACATTGCGGCGTTTCGACCGGCATCGCCGGCAATTGCTGATCTCCGAAATGGTGGACGCGCCCGGCCGCGCGTTTCAGGTCGCGTTCCAGATCGGACTTGTCGAGTGCTCATCGCATTTCGAGAGCATTGTCGGCCGCGCCGGGCCGCTCGCCGACACACAGCGACGGCTCTATCGCATCACACTGGCGAATTACTTTGCCGCGGCGGTGCTGATGCCTTACGCGGCGTTTCATGCGGCAGCCGAAGCGCTGAGCTATGACATGCAGGTGCTCGGCCAGCGCTTCAATGTCGGCTTCGAGCCGATCTGCCATCGCCTCACCACACTGCAACGACCGAATGCGCGCGGCGTGCCGTTTTTCATGCTGCGCGTGGACAATGCCGGTAATGTCTCGAAGCGGTTTTCGTCGGGCACTTTCCCGTTTTCGAAATTCGGCGGCACCTGCCCGCTATGGAATGTCCATTCCACCTTCGACACGCCGGATCGCCTGCTGCAACAGGTGATCGAACTTCCCGACGGCAACCGCTACTTCTCCATTGCGCAGACGCTCCGCCGCTCACCCGCGCCACACCCGCATCCCCAGCCGCGCTTCGCCATCGGACTCGGTTGTGAAATCCGCCATGTCAGCAAGCTGGTTTATTCGGCGGGACTGGATCTGGAGAAGGTCGAAGGCACACCGATCGGCGTGAACTGCCGCTTGTGCGAACGCGAAAACTGCAGCCAGCGCGCGGAGCCACCGATCACGCGCACACTGATCCTGGACGAGAATACGCGGCGGGTGTCCAGCTTTGCGTTCAGCAATGCGCGGGAATTGTAG
- a CDS encoding DUF4170 domain-containing protein yields MSQGSNFWVIGGEFGSMNFHKLVEGSAQVQGPFKTRKQAEEAWKTVSEENRHRAGVRFSIVEEPSRQVA; encoded by the coding sequence ATGTCACAGGGTAGCAATTTCTGGGTCATCGGCGGCGAGTTCGGTTCGATGAACTTCCACAAGCTGGTCGAGGGTTCTGCCCAGGTGCAGGGCCCGTTCAAGACCCGCAAGCAGGCTGAGGAAGCTTGGAAGACCGTTTCGGAAGAAAACCGCCATCGCGCAGGCGTCCGCTTCTCCATCGTGGAAGAGCCGAGCCGTCAGGTCGCCTGA